From the genome of Perca fluviatilis chromosome 1, GENO_Pfluv_1.0, whole genome shotgun sequence, one region includes:
- the exosc9 gene encoding exosome complex component RRP45 has translation MKDTPLSNCERDFLLKAIEEKKRLDGRQTYDYRKMKITFGTDFGCCFVDLGKTRVMAQVSGELVTPKENRPNEGIMFFNIELSPMASPAFEAGRQSELSVKLNRQLERCLRNSKCLDTESLCVVSGEKVWQIRVDVHMLNHDGNLMDAASIAAITALCHFRRPDVGIQGDDVTVYSPEERDPIPLSIYHMPISVSFSFFQQGTYLLVDPCEREERVMDGLLMIAMNKHREICSIQSSGGIMLLKEQVMRCSKIASVKVSEITELISKALENDKKARKAGGKCGFAESMPQERITALKMDETPVEMTDVTDRANDIVQKAESPPQTVPSPLVPVPGVGQVGQGLHNTWGLEEEEEEEEEEEEEDDDDEEEENDNSGEEQEETKMEEQHEKEESRGGDVVEISDSEEEEVVILHPEKPDNAPTNTGSSSYQRGAATSKKKQKK, from the exons ATGAAGGACACGCCGCTGTCTAACTGTGAGAGGGATTTCCTGCTCAAAGCCATCGAAGAGAAAAAG CGCCTGGATGGACGACAGACATACGACTACAGGAAGATGAAGATCACATTTGGGACGGACTTTGGATGCTGCTTTGTGGATCTGGGAAAAACCAG GGTCATGGCCCAGGTGTCAGGGGAACTGGTGACTCCTAAAGAGAATCGACCAAACGAAGGAATCATGTTCTTCAACATCGAGCTGTCACCCATGGCCTCGCCAGCGTTTGAAGCAGGCAG ACAATCCGAGTTGTCCGTGAAGCTAAACAGACAGCTGGAGAGATGCTTGAGGAACTCCAAGTGCCTTGATACCGAGTccctgtgtgtggtgtctggAGAAAAG gtgtggcAGATCCGAGTGGATGTCCACATGTTGAATCACGATGGGAACCTGATGGACGCTGCAAGCATTGCTGCCATCACCGCTCTGTGCCACTTCAGGCGTCCTGATGTCGGCATCCAGGGAGACGACGTCACAGTG TACAGTCCAGAGGAGAGAGACCCTATTCCTCTGAGTATCTACCACATGCCCATCAGCGTCAGCTTCTCCTTCTTCCAACAAGG AACCTATCTGCTGGTGGACCCCTGTGAACGGGAGGAGCGGGTGATGGACGGCTTGCTGATGATCGCCATGAACAAACACAGAGAAATCTGCTCCATCCAGTCCAGCGGGGGCATCATGTTGCTTAAAGAGCAG GTTATGAGATGCAGTAAAATAGCCAGCGTCAAAGTTTCTGAGATCACGGAGCTCATCAGCAAAGCCCTGGAGAACGATAAGAAAGCAAG GAAGGCGGGTGGCAAGTGTGGTTTTGCGGAGTCCATGCCACAGGAGCGAATCACAGCACTGAAAATGGACGAGACTCCAGTGGAGATGACAGACGTGACCGACAGAGCCAATGACATCGTCCAGAAAGCCGAGTCCCCACCTCAGAC GGTGCCTTCTCCACTGGTGCCTGTCCCAGGTGTGGGCCAGGTAGGGCAGGGGCTGCATAACACCTGGggactggaggaggaggaggaggaggaggaggaggaggaggaggaggatgatgatgatgaagaggaggaaaatGACAACAGTGGTGAAGAACAGGAGGAAACAAAGATGGAAGAACAGCATGAAAAGGAGGAGAGCAGAGGAG GAGACGTGGTTGAGATATCTGACAGCGAAGAGGAGGAAGTGGTCATACTTcatccggagaaaccagacaaCGCTCCCAC AAACACAGGATCCAGTTCCTACCAGAGGGGGGCAGCAacatcaaagaaaaaacaaaaaaaatga